The following are encoded in a window of Lacinutrix sp. WUR7 genomic DNA:
- a CDS encoding YceI family protein, producing the protein MKKLSIVLVLLFLFPIAFEAQNVNTEKSEVHFKINNLVFSNVKGAFKEMTGTLDINSENLSASSINVCLAAKSVNTGNEKRDADLRSEDFFYVDNNPSICFVSSKISRSETGYTTTGKLTMLGVSRDVSIPFTYKDNTFIGAFKINRTDYHLAENANPFVIGEMVKLTITCVVH; encoded by the coding sequence ATGAAAAAGTTATCCATTGTACTAGTGCTTTTATTTTTGTTTCCAATTGCATTTGAAGCGCAAAATGTAAATACGGAAAAATCTGAAGTTCATTTTAAAATCAACAATCTTGTTTTTAGCAATGTTAAAGGTGCTTTTAAAGAAATGACTGGAACGCTAGATATAAATTCTGAAAACTTAAGTGCTTCCTCTATTAATGTTTGTCTTGCTGCAAAATCTGTAAATACAGGAAACGAAAAGAGAGATGCCGATTTACGTTCGGAAGATTTTTTTTATGTAGATAATAATCCTAGTATCTGTTTTGTTTCTTCTAAAATTTCGAGATCAGAAACAGGTTATACAACCACAGGAAAACTAACCATGCTTGGCGTAAGTCGGGATGTTAGTATTCCGTTTACATATAAGGACAATACCTTTATTGGTGCATTTAAAATTAACCGAACAGATTACCATCTTGCTGAAAATGCAAATCCTTTTGTTATTGGAGAAATGGTGAAACTAACAATAACCTGCGTTGTTCATTAG
- the lipB gene encoding lipoyl(octanoyl) transferase LipB, protein MNKTVELQDLGLQDYKDTWDYQETLFKSVVDAKIKNRRQELDLPTSNYFLLVEHPHVYTLGKSGDMSNLLVNEEQLAEKGASFYKVNRGGDITYHGPGQIVGYPILDLDNFFTDIHKYLRFLEEMIILTLEEYGIKAERSPGETGVWLDVGTPFARKICAMGVRASRWVTMHGFALNVNANLGYFDNMIPCGIRGKAVTSLNVELGKKEVDIEEVKGKLLKHFTTLFEAEMKSSVSSM, encoded by the coding sequence TTGAATAAAACCGTAGAATTACAAGATTTAGGATTACAAGATTATAAAGACACTTGGGATTATCAAGAGACTTTGTTTAAATCGGTTGTTGATGCTAAAATAAAAAATAGAAGGCAAGAATTGGATTTGCCTACTTCTAACTATTTCTTATTAGTGGAACATCCACACGTATATACTTTAGGTAAAAGTGGAGACATGTCTAACCTATTAGTAAACGAAGAACAGCTTGCCGAAAAAGGTGCAAGCTTTTATAAAGTAAATAGAGGAGGAGATATTACCTATCATGGACCCGGACAAATTGTTGGTTATCCTATTTTAGATTTAGATAACTTTTTTACCGATATCCATAAATACCTTCGTTTTTTAGAAGAAATGATTATTCTCACTTTAGAAGAATATGGTATAAAAGCAGAACGTAGTCCTGGAGAAACCGGAGTTTGGCTAGATGTAGGAACACCGTTTGCTCGAAAAATTTGTGCTATGGGCGTTCGTGCTTCGCGTTGGGTAACCATGCATGGTTTTGCATTAAACGTAAATGCCAATCTTGGTTATTTCGATAATATGATCCCTTGTGGTATTCGTGGTAAAGCGGTTACTTCTCTTAACGTAGAACTAGGTAAAAAAGAAGTAGATATAGAAGAAGTAAAAGGAAAACTATTGAAACATTTTACAACGCTTTTTGAAGCAGAGATGAAATCTTCAGTAAGTAGTATGTAG
- a CDS encoding peptidylprolyl isomerase produces the protein MSQVKENNTVKVNYTGKLSDGQIFDSSEGREPLEFTLGQGQLIPGFEKGVLDMKLNEKKTITIPKEEAYGEIHEQLKQEVNKADLPQDMKPEVGMGLVSKSPEGQERNLRVIEVKEDSIVVDGNHPLAGKDLIFDLEVVEIKDAEVAK, from the coding sequence ATGAGTCAAGTAAAAGAAAACAACACAGTAAAAGTAAATTATACAGGTAAATTATCTGACGGACAAATTTTTGATTCTTCAGAAGGAAGAGAGCCATTAGAATTTACTTTAGGACAAGGACAATTAATTCCTGGTTTTGAAAAAGGAGTATTGGACATGAAGTTAAATGAAAAGAAAACCATTACCATTCCTAAAGAGGAAGCATATGGAGAAATTCATGAGCAGTTAAAACAAGAAGTGAATAAAGCAGATCTTCCTCAAGATATGAAACCTGAAGTTGGTATGGGATTAGTTTCTAAATCTCCAGAAGGACAGGAAAGAAATTTACGTGTCATTGAAGTGAAAGAGGATAGTATTGTTGTAGACGGAAATCATCCTTTAGCTGGTAAAGATCTTATTTTTGATCTTGAAGTAGTTGAAATCAAAGATGCAGAAGTTGCAAAATAA
- a CDS encoding RICIN domain-containing protein, with protein sequence MIDVKGGQSINGNKVWQFDLNHSKAQIFKITKLNLPANLDSQHFRIMEFNANGSGRFITAKKEGLKVLPKEPTNKSNNKSSAAGAPQKAIEDNPSIDNTSNSLNIALKKYNITIEEGFNASPESSAFNSLDVTNINSSDKKQIWELSPVLNELNTYLILTEHSGEKVALQPGSLKSGGDLVLAKRSGADIQKWKILPVTPEPPELLNITLQDFNIVNPPIYKFWKNSKLHLTIRWNDTNNDAVGYKVLFSLANGDATEIESNLMPNTREYTYVKELSGAAGNFPEYCFVVTKRNKWNFNSSSAKKCIKVLTQTPEDPFKDKD encoded by the coding sequence GTGATAGATGTAAAAGGAGGTCAATCCATTAATGGAAATAAAGTTTGGCAATTCGATCTTAATCATTCAAAGGCACAAATATTTAAAATTACCAAGTTGAATCTTCCTGCAAATTTAGATAGTCAACATTTTAGAATAATGGAGTTTAATGCTAATGGATCTGGGCGATTTATTACTGCAAAAAAAGAAGGTCTTAAAGTGCTTCCGAAGGAACCAACAAATAAATCAAATAATAAATCAAGTGCTGCTGGTGCACCTCAAAAGGCAATCGAAGATAATCCTTCTATAGATAATACTTCTAATTCCTTAAATATAGCATTGAAAAAATACAATATTACAATCGAAGAGGGATTTAATGCCAGTCCAGAGAGTTCAGCTTTTAATTCGCTAGATGTTACTAATATTAATTCCAGTGATAAAAAACAAATATGGGAGTTATCTCCTGTACTTAATGAGTTAAATACCTATCTTATTTTAACGGAACATTCTGGAGAAAAGGTTGCTCTTCAGCCAGGTAGTCTTAAGTCAGGAGGAGATCTTGTTTTAGCAAAGCGATCTGGTGCAGATATTCAGAAATGGAAAATACTACCAGTTACACCAGAACCTCCAGAATTATTGAATATTACTTTACAGGACTTTAATATTGTAAATCCTCCTATATATAAGTTCTGGAAAAATAGTAAACTACATCTTACGATTAGATGGAATGATACTAATAATGATGCGGTAGGATATAAAGTTCTATTTTCTTTGGCTAATGGAGATGCCACAGAAATTGAATCTAATCTTATGCCTAACACTAGAGAATATACTTATGTTAAAGAGTTGTCAGGAGCTGCAGGGAATTTTCCAGAGTATTGTTTTGTAGTAACAAAAAGAAATAAATGGAACTTTAATTCATCGAGTGCTAAGAAATGCATTAAAGTACTCACGCAAACACCCGAAGATCCTTTTAAGGATAAGGATTAA
- a CDS encoding winged helix-turn-helix domain-containing protein, with the protein MNNTITPLWKRFLFIALFICMISCNKDTNDHFSEIVKVSLREVGHQLLLTNGDSTSVVSPVIALNENKYQVTFENTLAIQPDSLVAIMKRSFEKADLPQHYITEVTQCEDLQVAYSYAMQQNAEQGIIPCAGRELKKACYQVTVQFTGITEQNKTQTKILYVLFLVFLVLLVVFALTRRNKKKTEPVDVDYTSLGRFKFYPEQNKLIKEATEISLSKKECELLELFVAQPNQIIKREELTKKVWEDKGVIVGRSLDTYISKLRNKLKEDPAINIVNVHGVGYKLEMKI; encoded by the coding sequence ATGAATAATACAATCACACCTTTATGGAAGCGTTTCCTTTTTATTGCACTTTTTATTTGCATGATATCTTGTAATAAAGATACTAATGATCATTTTTCGGAAATAGTAAAAGTGTCTTTGCGAGAAGTTGGACACCAGTTATTACTGACTAATGGTGATTCTACTTCAGTGGTGTCTCCGGTAATTGCATTAAATGAAAATAAATACCAAGTAACTTTTGAAAATACTTTGGCCATTCAACCAGATAGTTTGGTAGCTATTATGAAGCGTAGTTTTGAAAAAGCAGATTTACCACAACATTATATAACCGAAGTAACCCAATGTGAAGACCTGCAAGTAGCCTACAGTTATGCCATGCAACAAAATGCAGAGCAAGGCATTATTCCTTGTGCTGGTCGCGAATTAAAAAAAGCATGCTACCAAGTTACGGTACAGTTTACAGGAATTACCGAACAGAATAAAACACAAACCAAAATTTTATATGTGCTTTTTTTAGTGTTTTTAGTACTGCTTGTGGTATTTGCACTGACAAGGAGAAACAAGAAAAAAACCGAACCGGTAGATGTAGATTATACTTCTTTAGGAAGGTTTAAGTTTTATCCAGAACAAAACAAACTGATTAAAGAAGCTACCGAAATTAGCCTTTCTAAAAAAGAATGTGAATTACTAGAACTTTTTGTAGCACAACCAAATCAAATTATAAAACGCGAAGAACTCACTAAAAAAGTTTGGGAAGACAAAGGTGTTATCGTTGGTAGAAGTTTAGATACTTATATTTCTAAACTTAGAAACAAACTAAAAGAAGATCCTGCTATAAATATTGTTAATGTACATGGTGTTGGTTATAAGTTGGAGATGAAAATATAA
- a CDS encoding YqaE/Pmp3 family membrane protein — translation MSFWRVLLSILCPPLAVLDKGCGSILIVFILWICGWVPGVIAALVILNNPER, via the coding sequence ATGAGTTTTTGGAGAGTCTTACTTTCAATTTTATGTCCACCTTTAGCCGTCTTAGATAAAGGCTGCGGATCCATACTAATTGTTTTTATATTATGGATCTGCGGATGGGTTCCTGGTGTGATTGCAGCATTAGTAATTTTAAATAATCCGGAAAGATAA
- the lysS gene encoding lysine--tRNA ligase codes for MSQLSEQELVRRDKLAKLRELGINPYPADLYPLTHLSSKIKKDFKEGEKVNIAGRLMSRRIQGNASFAELQDSEGRIQVYFNRDEICAGEDKSKYNEVYKKLLDIGDFIGIEGELFTTKVGQKSVRVTNFTLLSKSLKPLPLPKEDAEGNLHDAFNDPELRYRQRYADLVVNPKVKEVFVKRTKLFNAMRSFFNDAGYFEVETPILQPIPGGAAARPFTTHHNSLDIPLYMRIANELYLKRLIVGGFDGVYEFSKNFRNEGMDRTHNPEFTAMEIYVSYKDYNWMMDFCERLLEYCAIAVNGTSKATFGEHEIDFKAPYARVTMADSIKHFTGFDISDKTEDEIREAAKGMGIAVDATMGKGKLIDEIFGEKCEGNYIQPTYITDYPKEMSPLCKEHRDNPELTERFELMVCGKEIANAYSELNDPIDQRERFEHQLKLAAKGDDEATEFIDHDFLRALEYGMPPTSGMGIGMDRLIMFLTNNQSIQEVLFFPQMRPEKKALAISDEAKDVLKILKASEKLALNDLKGKSGLSNKKWDKTIKELTKNNLAKVDKTEEGLFVAVV; via the coding sequence ATGTCGCAATTATCTGAACAAGAATTAGTACGAAGAGATAAGTTAGCCAAATTACGCGAATTAGGCATTAACCCATATCCAGCAGATTTATATCCTTTAACCCATCTTTCTAGTAAGATAAAGAAGGATTTTAAAGAAGGGGAAAAGGTAAATATCGCTGGACGATTAATGTCAAGACGTATTCAAGGTAATGCGAGTTTTGCCGAACTTCAAGATAGTGAAGGCAGAATACAAGTATATTTTAATAGAGATGAAATTTGTGCTGGTGAAGACAAAAGCAAGTACAATGAGGTATATAAAAAATTACTAGATATTGGTGATTTTATTGGTATTGAAGGGGAATTATTCACTACTAAAGTAGGACAAAAAAGTGTTAGAGTTACCAACTTTACGCTTTTAAGTAAGTCTTTAAAACCGTTACCATTACCAAAGGAAGATGCAGAAGGAAATTTACACGATGCCTTTAATGATCCGGAATTACGTTACAGACAACGTTATGCCGATTTAGTAGTAAACCCAAAAGTAAAAGAGGTTTTTGTTAAAAGAACCAAACTTTTTAATGCGATGCGTTCTTTCTTTAATGACGCTGGTTATTTTGAAGTAGAAACGCCAATCTTACAACCAATTCCTGGAGGAGCAGCTGCACGACCTTTTACTACGCATCACAACTCTTTAGACATTCCGTTATACATGCGAATTGCAAATGAGTTATACCTAAAACGTTTAATTGTTGGTGGTTTTGATGGTGTGTATGAGTTTTCTAAAAACTTTAGAAATGAAGGAATGGACAGAACGCACAATCCGGAATTTACTGCAATGGAGATTTATGTGTCTTATAAAGATTACAACTGGATGATGGATTTCTGTGAGCGCTTATTAGAATATTGTGCTATTGCCGTAAACGGAACTTCTAAAGCTACTTTTGGAGAACATGAAATAGATTTTAAAGCGCCTTATGCTAGAGTAACGATGGCCGATTCTATTAAGCATTTTACTGGTTTTGATATTTCGGATAAAACTGAAGATGAAATTAGAGAAGCTGCAAAAGGAATGGGAATTGCTGTAGATGCAACCATGGGTAAAGGAAAGCTTATTGATGAAATTTTTGGTGAAAAGTGTGAAGGTAACTATATACAGCCAACCTATATTACAGACTACCCAAAAGAGATGAGTCCGTTATGTAAAGAACATAGAGATAATCCGGAATTAACGGAACGTTTTGAATTAATGGTTTGTGGTAAAGAAATTGCAAATGCATATTCAGAATTAAATGACCCAATAGATCAACGCGAACGTTTTGAGCACCAATTAAAATTGGCTGCAAAAGGAGATGATGAAGCTACCGAATTTATAGATCATGACTTTTTACGTGCTTTAGAATATGGTATGCCTCCAACTTCTGGAATGGGAATTGGTATGGATCGATTAATCATGTTTTTAACCAATAACCAAAGTATACAGGAAGTTTTATTCTTTCCGCAAATGCGACCAGAGAAAAAAGCATTAGCAATTAGTGACGAAGCAAAAGATGTTTTAAAAATATTAAAAGCTTCTGAAAAATTAGCCCTTAACGATTTAAAAGGAAAGTCTGGTTTATCGAATAAAAAATGGGATAAAACTATAAAAGAACTGACTAAAAACAACCTAGCCAAAGTGGATAAAACGGAAGAAGGTTTGTTTGTTGCTGTGGTATAA
- a CDS encoding DUF664 domain-containing protein, which produces MLILLSTNSLCAQEINREKGYDTQIGVMVYMLEYLKDDIVSSTRGLNALETDFQFDEKANSIGAIILHITAVEAAYQKYSFGEDVFNAYKLEEKELLEISLDLDKTKEILKDKPIKYYLDMYKKVRKRTLKEFKERNDDWWTKKNHWSWFHVMEHQAHHLGQIRLISARFPK; this is translated from the coding sequence ATGCTAATCTTGTTATCTACCAACTCTTTGTGCGCTCAAGAAATCAATAGAGAAAAAGGATATGACACACAAATAGGAGTTATGGTCTATATGTTAGAATATTTAAAAGACGATATTGTTTCATCTACACGCGGACTTAATGCCTTGGAAACCGACTTTCAGTTTGATGAAAAGGCAAATTCGATAGGAGCGATTATTTTACATATCACAGCTGTAGAGGCAGCCTATCAAAAATATTCATTTGGAGAAGATGTGTTTAATGCATACAAATTAGAAGAAAAGGAACTACTCGAAATAAGTCTCGATCTGGATAAAACGAAAGAAATACTTAAAGACAAACCAATAAAGTATTATTTAGATATGTATAAAAAAGTACGAAAAAGAACATTAAAAGAATTCAAGGAGAGAAATGATGATTGGTGGACTAAAAAGAATCATTGGTCTTGGTTTCATGTAATGGAACATCAGGCGCACCATTTGGGACAAATAAGATTGATTTCCGCAAGATTCCCAAAATAA
- a CDS encoding spermidine synthase — protein sequence MKRILSYLWPFTSYLDSDFNGKMEVTWINGKKVLDGQNSNYSYGSLQRILNYSLSKVYNPSISDSLLLGLGGGCVIESLRNNFEYNGQITAIEIDPTIINIATKEFNISESDGLKIIKMDAFNYVAQCKSQYDLIIIDLFIDSKVPEQFYSFPFWETIIPLINPDGYVIFNAGIKLANNDIIDEISANFKKYIKFTKYELVDGTNTILIGKKLPPTKNKQL from the coding sequence ATGAAACGAATTTTAAGCTATTTATGGCCTTTTACAAGTTATCTCGATTCCGACTTTAACGGAAAAATGGAAGTAACTTGGATCAATGGGAAGAAAGTACTTGACGGTCAAAACTCAAATTATTCGTACGGCTCCTTACAGCGCATTTTAAACTATAGTTTATCTAAAGTTTATAATCCTTCTATATCAGATTCTCTTTTATTAGGACTTGGAGGAGGTTGTGTAATTGAAAGTTTAAGGAACAATTTTGAATATAATGGCCAAATTACTGCCATTGAAATAGATCCAACAATTATTAATATTGCGACTAAAGAATTTAATATTTCGGAAAGTGATGGGCTAAAAATAATAAAAATGGATGCTTTTAATTACGTTGCCCAATGTAAAAGCCAATATGACCTAATAATTATTGACTTATTTATTGACAGTAAAGTTCCTGAACAGTTTTATTCTTTCCCGTTTTGGGAAACGATAATCCCTTTAATTAATCCAGACGGGTATGTGATTTTTAATGCCGGAATTAAACTTGCAAACAATGACATCATTGATGAAATATCAGCAAATTTCAAAAAGTATATAAAATTCACTAAATATGAGCTGGTAGATGGAACCAATACGATACTAATTGGAAAGAAACTACCACCAACAAAAAACAAACAACTTTAA
- a CDS encoding energy transducer TonB encodes MKKSILIFAIVLIALSLTAFNIINGKDSKSEKTEATKNKELALNTNAVYEAPIGPILKTDSIKTKPEVFEDFIYDVGPRFAPMKKSDLEKATSLDAFFTWEELRAISKIKFVEIIVIENERQTQKREISYTKDFTEAQLKLLQSFDYTSHFNLRIEYLEKNSVGQLEHKFNSPHITIVPEKQAVYMDGKDALKKYLKESSSEVRKDVDPEKLQAAKLHFIITKLGTIENVKLDRTSNYPLVDKTMIDLIKNLSGKWKPAENEKGEKMDQEMVVSFGLMGC; translated from the coding sequence ATGAAAAAGAGTATTCTAATTTTTGCAATAGTGTTAATCGCACTTAGTCTAACCGCTTTTAATATAATAAACGGTAAAGATTCCAAATCAGAAAAAACAGAAGCTACAAAAAACAAGGAACTAGCATTAAATACCAATGCTGTTTACGAAGCTCCAATTGGTCCCATTTTAAAAACGGATTCCATTAAAACAAAACCAGAAGTTTTTGAAGATTTTATTTATGATGTTGGTCCGAGGTTTGCTCCAATGAAAAAAAGTGATCTTGAAAAAGCAACTTCATTAGATGCCTTTTTTACGTGGGAAGAATTACGTGCTATCTCAAAAATTAAATTTGTTGAAATTATAGTTATTGAAAACGAAAGACAAACTCAAAAAAGAGAGATTAGCTACACAAAAGACTTTACGGAAGCCCAATTAAAATTACTACAATCTTTTGATTACACTTCACACTTTAATCTTAGAATAGAGTATTTAGAAAAAAACTCAGTAGGCCAATTAGAACATAAATTTAACTCACCACACATAACTATTGTTCCAGAAAAGCAAGCAGTTTATATGGATGGTAAAGATGCACTAAAAAAATACTTAAAAGAAAGTAGCAGCGAAGTTAGAAAAGATGTAGATCCAGAAAAGCTGCAGGCTGCAAAACTACATTTTATAATAACGAAACTAGGAACCATTGAAAATGTAAAACTAGACAGAACATCCAACTATCCTTTGGTAGATAAAACGATGATAGATTTAATTAAAAATTTATCTGGAAAATGGAAACCTGCCGAAAATGAAAAAGGGGAAAAAATGGATCAAGAAATGGTGGTCTCTTTTGGATTAATGGGCTGTTAG